The stretch of DNA GTGGATAAAGAAATGCACATAGCACTTGTTAAGGGTGAAATAAAACCTGAAGATGTTGTGCTTGTAAGGGTTCATTCTGAGTGCTTCACGGGGGATGTGTTTGGCTCTATGAGGTGTGATTGCGGGGAACAATTGCATACTGCCCTGAAGATGATTGAGAAGGAAAAGCAAGGTGTTTTTCTTTACATGAGACAGGAAGGCAGGGGCATAGGGCTACTAAATAAACTTAAAGCTTATACCCTTCAAGATAATGGTAAAGATACCGTAGAGGCGAATATTGCCCTTGGGTTCTCCCCTGACCTGCGCGACTATGGTATTGGTGCACAGATCTTGAGTGACCTTGGCGTGAGAAAGATGAGGCTTTTAACAAACAATCCACGGAAGATAAAAGGACTTGAAGGTTATGGTCTTACAGTAGTTGAGAGGGTACCCCTTGAAATGTCGCCCACAAAAGACAACATTGCTTATCTTAAGACCAAACAGGAGAAGCTTGGTCATATTCTCAATAAAATATAAGGAGTAAATATGATATATGAGGGAAAGCTCAACGCTAAAGGTTTCAAGTTTGCAATAGTAGTGAGCAGGTTTAATAGCTTCATAACTGACAAACTTCTCGAAGGAGCAATTGATGCCTTAAAAAGACACGGGGCGGAAGACAGGCAGATTAATATATACAAAGTCCCCGGTTCTTTTGAAATACCACTAATAGCCAAGCTCCTGGCGAAAAAGAGAGACATTGATGGCATTATATGTCTCGGTACAGTAATAAAAGGGGGAACATCTCATTTCCATTATATTGCATCCGAAGTTGCAAAAGGTATAGCTCAAGCTTCGCTTGAGAGTGAAAAACCTATCTCCTTTGGTATCATCACCAGTGAAAATATCGAACAGGCGATCGAGAGGGCAGGGACTAAATCTGGAAACAAAGGTTATGATGCGGCAATCTCCGTTATAGAAATGGTAAATCTTTTAAAGGAAAAGGCCTTGTGCGGAGACGTAAAGCAAGAGAGTTAGCCTTAAGAATGCTTTATCAGATGGAAACAAATGGTGATAACCCGGAACTTGCTCTCACTAAATATTGTGAAACCTTTCCTTATCATGCAGATGTTGTAGATTATACAAAATTTTTATTATCAGGGGTCTTAAAAGAAAAAGAGACAATAGACAGGTATATAGAGGATACATCTGAGCATTGGAGGCTTGGGAGAATTACTTATGTAGATAAGAATATCTTGAGACTAAGCATATTTGAAATGCTTTTTTCTCCGGATGTCCCTCCAAAGGTTGCAATCGATGAGGCAATCGAGTTAGGTAAAAAGTATGGCAATGAAAACTCAAAAGACTTTATCAATGGAGTTTTGGACAGAATTTTAAAAGACTATTATGAAAAGGAGAACAGGGTAAAAAATGATAGCAGATAAGATCTGGATGGATGGAAAGTTTATTAACTGGAATGATGCAAATGTTCATGTGTGCACCCATACACTCCACTATGGTGTTGGTGCATTTGAAGGGATCAGATGCTACGAATGCCATGATGGGAAAAGCGCCATATTTATGCTCAAGGAACATATCGACAGGTTATTCGATTCTGCCCATATCGTACAGTTAGAAATCCCATACAAAAAGAGCGAGATAATAGACCTTTGCAAGGAGATAGTAAGGGTCAATGGCTTTAAAGAATGTTACATACGCCCCATTGCATTTATGGGGGATAGCCAGTTGGGTCTTTATGTAAAGGACTTTAAGGTCAGGGTGGCAATAATAAGCTGGGTATGGGGTG from Pseudomonadota bacterium encodes:
- the ribE gene encoding 6,7-dimethyl-8-ribityllumazine synthase, which translates into the protein MIYEGKLNAKGFKFAIVVSRFNSFITDKLLEGAIDALKRHGAEDRQINIYKVPGSFEIPLIAKLLAKKRDIDGIICLGTVIKGGTSHFHYIASEVAKGIAQASLESEKPISFGIITSENIEQAIERAGTKSGNKGYDAAISVIEMVNLLKEKALCGDVKQES
- the nusB gene encoding transcription antitermination factor NusB, translated to MRRRKARELALRMLYQMETNGDNPELALTKYCETFPYHADVVDYTKFLLSGVLKEKETIDRYIEDTSEHWRLGRITYVDKNILRLSIFEMLFSPDVPPKVAIDEAIELGKKYGNENSKDFINGVLDRILKDYYEKENRVKNDSR